The Betta splendens chromosome 7, fBetSpl5.4, whole genome shotgun sequence genome includes a window with the following:
- the bltp3a gene encoding bridge-like lipid transfer protein family member 3A isoform X1, which produces MAGIIKKQILKHLSRFTKNLSPDKINLSTLKGEGQLSNLELDEEVLQNMLDLPTWLAVTRVYCNKAAIRIQWTKLKTSPICLFLDKVEVEMRTCEEPRPPNGPSPIAITAGQSEYGFAEKVVEGMSVRINSITIKVQARAFHASFELWQLQGNSLNPKWQQSDLRYTRVTDPKRGEVLTFKEINWQTLRIEADAIESDDQDLGSTPLRLITNQGRIRIALKRRIKDCNVLASKLLFILDDLLWVLTDSQLKAIIHYAKSLSEAMEKSAKQRKSMTAESLQTAPPSPGLHSLWTEPPPAPTGTPSNLSQYFDLFDVKESSYHTFISRLDLHICNDSSSVVEDEPPPPGLQGAMQLTFRKLGFDYYPVHRPADGCRHWERHSGAMEAQAQWAGKLLQEYQKRVEGSGFPGPEAETTKDSPAKTGQDGQSSPEANCKKEQAPTKDFVTGPSGLSLKRLRSSCVVVRLDDVDIHQVSTRGRQNKKTQSLFSCTRKAMHLPDNVPAVHLQFTEYYSTDSSTLSVPTSNLYAQLNSLQLFMDPASVLWISLFSRGLLHTLEQVKAFYQLQDSSKTEEHVDIRMDASHLKVIIPLDSSILDHPERPQSLSVTVPQMVLSNTRHCPHGSRGDLGTTYEKFSSCSFFQFTSSCPYPRDRSAFQPIPSTFHHHFKDTELQPLDKKQLRSQDVWSLSLSRVTLGFDGARRFPKGKTQPFVEPFALSVWMCQPSAFNSNSSSSFFSTSRVQSTSEQEEASLASVHFLAHVITPVKMWLNHYQYVALLRMKDAMARLRAELGRDLRDVKCPAEQKTTPLSLCLALLVDSAELGILLPPVSSEPEEEVPHTPETDSPSMSDSDISPTRHSRDVVLEDTGLENGISSINTAVTTLDQEEHDVMVEEACEAVEEAMEGAGLTTQEDTPVLSPSLSPGHSPAISRGPSTFSIEGELSSAINVTKDVTKDAISASLDLTKGAFSMTKDAFSILSRGSGMSKLFSPQAKEQVQHSEDSPSLAASLRYQSMKQSPSQHSFDSAILDGSLPDENLCVDSDVGENFVILMDSESGIESMRPNNTPAGSRGSPATGTEGGSSADLSSSLSQSTEDMSQELSSVLLLVLSGMACTMEVKGDDQAVAVVAQSLSPVHLGTVRVSDLLAGLIAVPGGPALKLERWDMRGSPMVCMRTESGPSALAESLSFLDVRVQDCHAEMLASTVANIGPFLEDEFSVDGQPMKLHMSNITITLKDDGPRIYPTAPQPIPATFIIDQLLLERSDDGIMRLKAEGTNPISSAGVPGADPVNTNSSCEKPALEVELSDAQAALRQALSDRERLLLEVRKYDPAFTL; this is translated from the exons ATGGCTGGGATTATTAAAAAGCAAATCTTGAAGCATTTATCAAG gtTTACTAAGAATTTGTCCCCAGACAAGATCAATCTGAGCACGCTGAAAGGGGAGGGGCAGCTGTCTAACCTCGAGCTTGATGAAGAAGTTCTGCAAAATATGCTCGACCTGCCTACCTGGCTGGCTGTCACTCGGGTTTACTGCAATAAAGCCGCCATAAGG ATCCAATGGACAAAGTTGAAAACTAGCCCCATCTGCCTG TTTTTGGATAAGGTGGAGGTAGAAATGAGGACTTGTGAAGAGCCTCGACCACCCAATGGTCCCTCTCCAATAGCTATTACAGCAGGTCAGAG CGAGTATGGCTTTGCTGAGAAAGTGGTGGAAGGCATGTCTGTTCGAATCAACTCCATTACCATCAAGGTGCAGGCTCGTGCTTTCCACGCTTCCTTTGAACTCTGGCAATTACAAGGGAACAGCCTCAACCCTAAATGGCAGCAGAGTGACCTACGCTACACACGCGTCACTGACCCAAAGAGAGGAGAG gtaTTAACATTCAAAGAAATTAACTGGCAGACTCTGCGAATTGAGGCCGATGCCATCGAGAGTGATGACCAGGACCTTGGTAGCACCCCGTTACGCCTCATTACCAACCAAGGACGAATTCGTATAGCTCTGAAACGCAGA ATAAAGGACTGTAATGTTTTGGCGTCCAAGCTGCTGTTCATCCTGGATGACCTATTGTGGGTGCTGACGGACTCGCAGCTCAAAGCTATTATCCATTATGCCAAATCGCTGAGTGAGGCCATGGAGAAATCagcaaagcagaggaagagcatgACTGCAGAATCCTTGCAG ACGGCTCCTCCATCTCCTGGCCTCCACAGCCTATGGAcagaacctcctcctgctcccactGGCACCCCCAGCAACTTGAGTCAGTACTTTGATCTGTTCGATGTCAAGGAGTCTTCCTACCACACTTTCATATCCCGCTTGGACCTACACATATGCAACGATAGCTCTTCAGTGGTTGAAG ATGAGCCTCCCCCACCAGGGTTACAAGGTGCCATGCAGCTGACCTTCAGGAAGCTGGGCTTTGACTATTACCCTGTCCACAGACCTG CTGATGGATGCCGACACTGGGAACGCCACAGTGGAGCCATGGAGGCTCAGGCCCAGTGGGCtgggaagctgctgcaggagtaTCAGAAAAGAGTAGAGGGGTCCGGATTCCCAGGAccagaggcagagacaactaAAGACAGCCCAGCTAAAACAGGTCAAG ATGGACAGTCCAGTCCCGAGGCAAACTGTAAGAAAGAGCAGGCCCCTACCAAGGACTTTGTGACTGGTCCTTCAGGCTTGTCGCTGAAGCGGCTGCGATCGAGCTGTGTCGTGGTCAGGTTAGATGACGTGGACATTCACCAG GTATCCACAAGGGGCCGTCAAAATAAGAAGACCCAGTCCTTATTCTCTTGTACCCGTAAAGCTATGCATCTGCCAGACAACGTACCAGCAGTTCACCTGCAGTTCACTGAGTACTATTCAACTGACAGCTCCACTTTATCAG TGCCCACCTCCAACCTATATGCCCAGTTGAACAGCCTGCAGTTGTttatggacccagccagcgtgCTGTGGATCAGTCTGTTTTCCAGGGGGCTGCTGCACACACTAGAACAGGTCAAAGCTTTCTACCAGTTGCAAGATAGTAGCAAAACTGAAGAGCATGTAGACATCCGCATGGACGCATCTCACCTTAAG GTGATAATTCCTTTGGATTCTTCCATACTGGACCATCCGGAGCGTCCACAGTCCTTGTCTGTTACTGTGCCCCAGATGGTTCTCAGCAACACACGCCATTGCCCTCATGGCTCCAGAGGTGACCTCGGCACTACCTATGAGAAATTTTCCAGCTGCTCTTTCTTCCAGTTCACGTCGTCATGCCCATACCCCAGAGACCGGAGTGCCTTCCAGCCCATTCCCTCCACCTTCCATCATCACTTTAAAGATACTGAGCTCCAGCCTTTGGATAAGAAGCAGTTACGGTCCCAGGATGTCTGGTCTCTCAGTCTTTCTCGTGTAACCTTAGGCTTTGATGGCGCGCGCCGATTCCCCAAAGGCAAAACCCAGCCTTTTGTTGAGCCCTTTGCTTTGTCTGTATGGATGTGTCAGCCCTCTGCCTTCAACAGCAACTCCTCGTCTTCCTTCTTCAGTACCAGCAGAGTTCAGTCAACTTCAGAACAGGAAGAAGCTTCACTCGCCTCTGTGCACTTCCTGGCCCATGTTATCACTCCAGTGAAGATGTGGCTCAACCACTACCAGTATGTAGCCCTGCTGAGGATGAAGGATGCAATGGCTCGACTTAGGGCAGAATTGGGCCGGGATCTACGAGACGTCAAGTGCCCTGCTGAGCAGAAGACAACACCTCTTAGTCTTTGTCTGGCTCTTCTCGTGGACTCGGCAGAGCTGGGTATTCTGTTGCCACCTGTCTCTTCAGAGCCGGAGGAAGAGGTTCCCCACACTCCAGAAACAGACAGCCCTAGCATGAGTGACTCCGACATCTCCCCAACTCGCCACTCAAGAGATGTGGTCCTAGAGGACACTGGTTTGGAGAATGGCATCTCCTCCATCAACACAGCTGTCACCACGTTGGATCAGGAAGAACATGATGTAATGGTGGAGGAGGCATgtgaggcggtggaggaggcaATGGAGGGGGCTGGTTTGACAACGCAGGAGGACACTCCTGTTCTCTCACCGTCCCTCTCACCTGGACATTCCCCCGCCATCTCTCGTGGGCCATCCACCTTTAGCATTGAAGGAGAACTGTCAAGTGCCATTAATGTCACCAAGGATGTGACCAAAGATGCCATCAGTGCCTCACTGGATTTGACCAAAGGGGCATTTTCTATGACAAAAGATGCCTTTAGCATTCTGAGTCGGGGCTCTGGGATGAGCAAGTTGTTCAGTCCACAGGCAAA AGAGCAGGTCCAGCATTCAGAAGACTCCCCCTCTTTGGCTGCCAGCCTGCGCTATCAGTCCATGAAGCAGTCGCCTTCCCAGCATTCTTTTGATAGTGCTATCCTGGACGGCAGCCTGCCTGACGAAAACCTCTGCGTAGACAGTGATGTGGGCGAGAACTTTGTGATTCTCATGGACTCAG AGTCAGGTATAGAGTCAATGCGTCCCAACAACACTCCAGCAGGCAGCAGAGGCAGTCCAGCTACAGGAACAGAGGGAGGTTCATCAGCAGATCTCAGCAGCTCCTTGTCGCAAAGCACTGAAGACATGTCTCAGGAGCTG TCCTCTGTGTTGTTATTGGTCCTGAGTGGAATGGCCTGTACAATGGAAGTGAAGGGAGATGACCAAGCTGTGGCTGTAGTGGCCCAGAGTCTGAGCCCTGTACACTTGGGTACTGTCAGGGTTTCAGACCTGCTGGCTGGACTCATAGCAG TTCCTGGTGGACCAGCCTTGAAGCtggagaggtgggacatgaggGGCTCTCCGATGGTTTGCATGCGAACAGAATCAGGTCCATCTGCACTCGCTGAGTCTTTGAGCTTCCTGGATGTAAGAGTGCAAGACTGCCATGCGGAGATGTTGGCCTCGACAGTGGCTAACATCGGTCCTTTTCTTGAAGACGAATTCAGTGTTGATGGCCAGCCAATGAAGTTACACATGAGCAACATCACCATTACTTTGAAG GATGATGGTCCCAGAATTTACCCCACAGCCCCGCAGCCCATCCCAGCCACATTCATCATAGATCAGCTTCTCCTTGAACGCAGTGACGACGGCATCATGAGACTCAAAG CTGAAGGTACAAATCCAATCTCCTCAGCAGGTGTTCCTGGGGCTGACCCAGTCAACACAAACAGTTCTTGTGAG AAACCAGCCCTTGAGGTGGAGCTCTCTGATGCTCAGGCTGCCCTCAGACAGGCCCTCAGTGACAGAGAGCGCCTCCTTCTGGAAGTCAGGAAGTATGACCCCGCTTTTACTCTTTGA
- the bltp3a gene encoding bridge-like lipid transfer protein family member 3A isoform X3: MLDLPTWLAVTRVYCNKAAIRIQWTKLKTSPICLFLDKVEVEMRTCEEPRPPNGPSPIAITAGQSEYGFAEKVVEGMSVRINSITIKVQARAFHASFELWQLQGNSLNPKWQQSDLRYTRVTDPKRGEVLTFKEINWQTLRIEADAIESDDQDLGSTPLRLITNQGRIRIALKRRIKDCNVLASKLLFILDDLLWVLTDSQLKAIIHYAKSLSEAMEKSAKQRKSMTAESLQTAPPSPGLHSLWTEPPPAPTGTPSNLSQYFDLFDVKESSYHTFISRLDLHICNDSSSVVEDEPPPPGLQGAMQLTFRKLGFDYYPVHRPADGCRHWERHSGAMEAQAQWAGKLLQEYQKRVEGSGFPGPEAETTKDSPAKTGQDGQSSPEANCKKEQAPTKDFVTGPSGLSLKRLRSSCVVVRLDDVDIHQVSTRGRQNKKTQSLFSCTRKAMHLPDNVPAVHLQFTEYYSTDSSTLSVPTSNLYAQLNSLQLFMDPASVLWISLFSRGLLHTLEQVKAFYQLQDSSKTEEHVDIRMDASHLKVIIPLDSSILDHPERPQSLSVTVPQMVLSNTRHCPHGSRGDLGTTYEKFSSCSFFQFTSSCPYPRDRSAFQPIPSTFHHHFKDTELQPLDKKQLRSQDVWSLSLSRVTLGFDGARRFPKGKTQPFVEPFALSVWMCQPSAFNSNSSSSFFSTSRVQSTSEQEEASLASVHFLAHVITPVKMWLNHYQYVALLRMKDAMARLRAELGRDLRDVKCPAEQKTTPLSLCLALLVDSAELGILLPPVSSEPEEEVPHTPETDSPSMSDSDISPTRHSRDVVLEDTGLENGISSINTAVTTLDQEEHDVMVEEACEAVEEAMEGAGLTTQEDTPVLSPSLSPGHSPAISRGPSTFSIEGELSSAINVTKDVTKDAISASLDLTKGAFSMTKDAFSILSRGSGMSKLFSPQAKEQVQHSEDSPSLAASLRYQSMKQSPSQHSFDSAILDGSLPDENLCVDSDVGENFVILMDSESGIESMRPNNTPAGSRGSPATGTEGGSSADLSSSLSQSTEDMSQELSSVLLLVLSGMACTMEVKGDDQAVAVVAQSLSPVHLGTVRVSDLLAGLIAVPGGPALKLERWDMRGSPMVCMRTESGPSALAESLSFLDVRVQDCHAEMLASTVANIGPFLEDEFSVDGQPMKLHMSNITITLKDDGPRIYPTAPQPIPATFIIDQLLLERSDDGIMRLKAEGTNPISSAGVPGADPVNTNSSCEKPALEVELSDAQAALRQALSDRERLLLEVRKYDPAFTL, from the exons ATGCTCGACCTGCCTACCTGGCTGGCTGTCACTCGGGTTTACTGCAATAAAGCCGCCATAAGG ATCCAATGGACAAAGTTGAAAACTAGCCCCATCTGCCTG TTTTTGGATAAGGTGGAGGTAGAAATGAGGACTTGTGAAGAGCCTCGACCACCCAATGGTCCCTCTCCAATAGCTATTACAGCAGGTCAGAG CGAGTATGGCTTTGCTGAGAAAGTGGTGGAAGGCATGTCTGTTCGAATCAACTCCATTACCATCAAGGTGCAGGCTCGTGCTTTCCACGCTTCCTTTGAACTCTGGCAATTACAAGGGAACAGCCTCAACCCTAAATGGCAGCAGAGTGACCTACGCTACACACGCGTCACTGACCCAAAGAGAGGAGAG gtaTTAACATTCAAAGAAATTAACTGGCAGACTCTGCGAATTGAGGCCGATGCCATCGAGAGTGATGACCAGGACCTTGGTAGCACCCCGTTACGCCTCATTACCAACCAAGGACGAATTCGTATAGCTCTGAAACGCAGA ATAAAGGACTGTAATGTTTTGGCGTCCAAGCTGCTGTTCATCCTGGATGACCTATTGTGGGTGCTGACGGACTCGCAGCTCAAAGCTATTATCCATTATGCCAAATCGCTGAGTGAGGCCATGGAGAAATCagcaaagcagaggaagagcatgACTGCAGAATCCTTGCAG ACGGCTCCTCCATCTCCTGGCCTCCACAGCCTATGGAcagaacctcctcctgctcccactGGCACCCCCAGCAACTTGAGTCAGTACTTTGATCTGTTCGATGTCAAGGAGTCTTCCTACCACACTTTCATATCCCGCTTGGACCTACACATATGCAACGATAGCTCTTCAGTGGTTGAAG ATGAGCCTCCCCCACCAGGGTTACAAGGTGCCATGCAGCTGACCTTCAGGAAGCTGGGCTTTGACTATTACCCTGTCCACAGACCTG CTGATGGATGCCGACACTGGGAACGCCACAGTGGAGCCATGGAGGCTCAGGCCCAGTGGGCtgggaagctgctgcaggagtaTCAGAAAAGAGTAGAGGGGTCCGGATTCCCAGGAccagaggcagagacaactaAAGACAGCCCAGCTAAAACAGGTCAAG ATGGACAGTCCAGTCCCGAGGCAAACTGTAAGAAAGAGCAGGCCCCTACCAAGGACTTTGTGACTGGTCCTTCAGGCTTGTCGCTGAAGCGGCTGCGATCGAGCTGTGTCGTGGTCAGGTTAGATGACGTGGACATTCACCAG GTATCCACAAGGGGCCGTCAAAATAAGAAGACCCAGTCCTTATTCTCTTGTACCCGTAAAGCTATGCATCTGCCAGACAACGTACCAGCAGTTCACCTGCAGTTCACTGAGTACTATTCAACTGACAGCTCCACTTTATCAG TGCCCACCTCCAACCTATATGCCCAGTTGAACAGCCTGCAGTTGTttatggacccagccagcgtgCTGTGGATCAGTCTGTTTTCCAGGGGGCTGCTGCACACACTAGAACAGGTCAAAGCTTTCTACCAGTTGCAAGATAGTAGCAAAACTGAAGAGCATGTAGACATCCGCATGGACGCATCTCACCTTAAG GTGATAATTCCTTTGGATTCTTCCATACTGGACCATCCGGAGCGTCCACAGTCCTTGTCTGTTACTGTGCCCCAGATGGTTCTCAGCAACACACGCCATTGCCCTCATGGCTCCAGAGGTGACCTCGGCACTACCTATGAGAAATTTTCCAGCTGCTCTTTCTTCCAGTTCACGTCGTCATGCCCATACCCCAGAGACCGGAGTGCCTTCCAGCCCATTCCCTCCACCTTCCATCATCACTTTAAAGATACTGAGCTCCAGCCTTTGGATAAGAAGCAGTTACGGTCCCAGGATGTCTGGTCTCTCAGTCTTTCTCGTGTAACCTTAGGCTTTGATGGCGCGCGCCGATTCCCCAAAGGCAAAACCCAGCCTTTTGTTGAGCCCTTTGCTTTGTCTGTATGGATGTGTCAGCCCTCTGCCTTCAACAGCAACTCCTCGTCTTCCTTCTTCAGTACCAGCAGAGTTCAGTCAACTTCAGAACAGGAAGAAGCTTCACTCGCCTCTGTGCACTTCCTGGCCCATGTTATCACTCCAGTGAAGATGTGGCTCAACCACTACCAGTATGTAGCCCTGCTGAGGATGAAGGATGCAATGGCTCGACTTAGGGCAGAATTGGGCCGGGATCTACGAGACGTCAAGTGCCCTGCTGAGCAGAAGACAACACCTCTTAGTCTTTGTCTGGCTCTTCTCGTGGACTCGGCAGAGCTGGGTATTCTGTTGCCACCTGTCTCTTCAGAGCCGGAGGAAGAGGTTCCCCACACTCCAGAAACAGACAGCCCTAGCATGAGTGACTCCGACATCTCCCCAACTCGCCACTCAAGAGATGTGGTCCTAGAGGACACTGGTTTGGAGAATGGCATCTCCTCCATCAACACAGCTGTCACCACGTTGGATCAGGAAGAACATGATGTAATGGTGGAGGAGGCATgtgaggcggtggaggaggcaATGGAGGGGGCTGGTTTGACAACGCAGGAGGACACTCCTGTTCTCTCACCGTCCCTCTCACCTGGACATTCCCCCGCCATCTCTCGTGGGCCATCCACCTTTAGCATTGAAGGAGAACTGTCAAGTGCCATTAATGTCACCAAGGATGTGACCAAAGATGCCATCAGTGCCTCACTGGATTTGACCAAAGGGGCATTTTCTATGACAAAAGATGCCTTTAGCATTCTGAGTCGGGGCTCTGGGATGAGCAAGTTGTTCAGTCCACAGGCAAA AGAGCAGGTCCAGCATTCAGAAGACTCCCCCTCTTTGGCTGCCAGCCTGCGCTATCAGTCCATGAAGCAGTCGCCTTCCCAGCATTCTTTTGATAGTGCTATCCTGGACGGCAGCCTGCCTGACGAAAACCTCTGCGTAGACAGTGATGTGGGCGAGAACTTTGTGATTCTCATGGACTCAG AGTCAGGTATAGAGTCAATGCGTCCCAACAACACTCCAGCAGGCAGCAGAGGCAGTCCAGCTACAGGAACAGAGGGAGGTTCATCAGCAGATCTCAGCAGCTCCTTGTCGCAAAGCACTGAAGACATGTCTCAGGAGCTG TCCTCTGTGTTGTTATTGGTCCTGAGTGGAATGGCCTGTACAATGGAAGTGAAGGGAGATGACCAAGCTGTGGCTGTAGTGGCCCAGAGTCTGAGCCCTGTACACTTGGGTACTGTCAGGGTTTCAGACCTGCTGGCTGGACTCATAGCAG TTCCTGGTGGACCAGCCTTGAAGCtggagaggtgggacatgaggGGCTCTCCGATGGTTTGCATGCGAACAGAATCAGGTCCATCTGCACTCGCTGAGTCTTTGAGCTTCCTGGATGTAAGAGTGCAAGACTGCCATGCGGAGATGTTGGCCTCGACAGTGGCTAACATCGGTCCTTTTCTTGAAGACGAATTCAGTGTTGATGGCCAGCCAATGAAGTTACACATGAGCAACATCACCATTACTTTGAAG GATGATGGTCCCAGAATTTACCCCACAGCCCCGCAGCCCATCCCAGCCACATTCATCATAGATCAGCTTCTCCTTGAACGCAGTGACGACGGCATCATGAGACTCAAAG CTGAAGGTACAAATCCAATCTCCTCAGCAGGTGTTCCTGGGGCTGACCCAGTCAACACAAACAGTTCTTGTGAG AAACCAGCCCTTGAGGTGGAGCTCTCTGATGCTCAGGCTGCCCTCAGACAGGCCCTCAGTGACAGAGAGCGCCTCCTTCTGGAAGTCAGGAAGTATGACCCCGCTTTTACTCTTTGA